The genome window TATAACAGGTCTGAATTTTCATGAATAAAATAAAGCTACTAGCCCCTGAGCAGGCGGCAAAGATTGCTGCAGGTGAGGTCATTGAGCGGCCTGCAAATATTGTCAAAGAATTGATCGAAAACTCCCTTGACGCACAGGCAAAAAATATTGAATTGCATGTCAAAAAAGCAGGCAAAGAGCTTATTCGTGTTGTAGACGATGGCTGTGGAATGTCTGCCGATGATGCCAAACTGAGTGTTGTGACACATGCGACAAGCAAAATTACCACGCTTGATGATCTTGAATATGTAGCATCATTTGGATTTCGTGGAGAAGCGTTGGCCAGCGTGTGTGCTGTTAGTAAGTTGCGGATAAAAACGAAATTGGCTTCGGAAAAAAAAACAGCCTTGGGGCTTCAGCTTGATTATGCTAACGGAGTTCTAGTAAATGAGCAGGAAGTTGCATGTTCTGTGGGTACTGATATTGCTGTTAATGATTTATTTTACACAACACCGGTTCGCAAAAAATTTTTAAAAACTGATCAGACTGAGCTTTCTCAGCTGCAACTTATTTTTTATGCCTATGCGCTTGTTCGTTTAGATGTTTCATTCAAATTTTTTTCTGAAGATCGTTTGGTTGTGAATGCTCCAGCTGTCACCAACCTTAAAGAGCGTGCAGCGCAGTTATGGGATCATAATTTTGCTACACAGCTACTTGAGCTTGCCATAGACTGTGAGCAACAAGTGAAGCGTCCTTTCCAGTTTATGTTGCGTGGCATGATAACTAATCGGCATTTTTGGCGTTACGGAAAACAGCAGCTTTTTTTCTTTGTTAACAATCGTTGGGTTAAAAATGCTGAATTGGTGAAGGGAATCTTAAAGGGGTATGAAAATATTTTACCAGCAGGAAAGTATCCAGCAGGATTCATTTTTGTTGATGTTGACCAAGGTTTGATTGATGTTAATGTGCACCCTAAAAAAGAAGAAGTACGCTTTGTAAAGCCACTTGTTGTACAAAATGCCTTACGTGATGCAGTAAAGAAAACGTTAGAAGTTGATGTGAGCAGACAGCTGCAGCCGACAACTAACGTACAGCCCATGATGCCCTTTAAGCAAAGAGAGCAGAGTGAAAAACTTGTGCATGAATCATTGGACCAGTCGTTAATAAGAATTCCGCCCATCAAACCAAGTAAGCCAGACTTTCTACATGAGTATGTTGCTCAGCCACAAGTGCCTAAAGCTTTTTTACAATATAGGCAGACTGAAGATAACTTTCAAACAAGTGTAAGTGCAGGCGGGGATGAGCGAATTAGTACCAGCAAGATGTATCAAAGTCACTGTGCCCAGCCTATAGAGCAAGAATACAATATTATTGGGCAACTTTTTAATACATATATTTTGATCGAGAAAGATAATCAGTTGCTTGTTGTTGATCAACATGCAGCTCATGAACGTGTGTTGTATGAACGATGGAAGGGTAAGTTTGAAAAGCGAGAAGGGACTGCATTACTTTTCCCCCATATGGTAAATTTGACCTCGCCACAGCTTGACTGTGTCCTTGCAGAGCAAGCGTTTTTTGCTACGCATGGTATTGAGCTTGAGCGACTTGGGCAAAATACCTTGAGTATCAAGACATGTCCTCCAGACCTACAAAAAATTGACTTAAAAGAGTTTATTCGTGAAGTCGGTCAGTTTGCGCAAGAGCATGAAGAGCTTGGGCAGGAGGAGTTGCGTAAAAAATTGCACGAACACGTTCATTCACATATGGCGTGTAAAGCCGCTGTAAAAGCTGGTGATCGTTTGACGTTTGATCAGATGAAACGTCTGCTGAGTGAGCTTGAACAGTGTCCAAACCGACATCAATGTATTCATGGACGTCCAACAATATGGTCACTTGAAAAGGCTGAGTTGGAAAAACATTTTAGAAGAAGATAGCAGGAGCTGAAAGAAATTATAGCGATTCTGTCTCAAAAGTAATGGTGCCGCCACCTTGGCGAGCAAGCTGATCAACGGCAAGACTTACGCGCGTTGTGTCCAAAATTCGTTCAATTGGGATAGGGAGTGGTGCAGGCCATGTATGTGCTGTTGTAAAAAATGCTTGCAATAACTGTTTGTGTCCTTTGTCGGCCCGTATTGCCGATGTGTTGCATGAACGTGAAGTGCCAAATCCAGATAGTTTGACAAAATCGTTCATGATGATTGTTTTGCCATCAAAATACAATTCCATATATTCTTTTCCGGCACTGCTGTTGCCCAAGCACGTGTAGATAAGCGTGCAGCAAGAGCCATCACTCATGTGCACTGTTGCACTGACGTTGTCTGTTATGGCAATTGAGTTACCACGTGGTTGTGTAATTTGAACGGAAACTGTTTTAGGCCGAGCATCGGTTAAAAAGTTGAATAAATCAAAAATGTGGCACGCTTCTCCAATGATATTGCCGCGATTTTGCTCAGACTGGATCCAGTGTGTTTTGGGCAAAAAATTGACGTTCATGCGGTAGTAAAGCATAAGCGGGTTGCTGCGAGTTGCCAGCTCCTGTTTTACTGTTTGCATAAATGGAGCATAGCTTCGGTTAAAATCAACGCAGTAGGGTGCATCAAGCGTTGTTTGAAAAAATGATTCAAGGGCGACAAGTTGCTCCTGGTTTACCGCAGCTGGTTTTTCCACAAACACTGCTTTGCCTGCGCCAAGCAGGCGGAGTGCCTGTTGGGTGTGCAGGTAGTGTGGTGTTGCAATAACAACAGCGTGTATTTGCTCATCAGCGATTATTCTTGCAATGTCATTGTCTGTGTAGGCTGCGTTATAAACATTTTTCATTGTTAGAGCATGTGTGCTATTGACGTCAACAATTGCTTGAATTGAAGTTTTTGGCATGCTAGCAAGCAAGGGTAATAATTTTGTTTTGGCAAAGCCGCCGACCCCTACGCAGGCAACGTTGAGTGTGCTGGGTGGAGCAACATAAATGCGAGGTTTTCCTTGTGTGCAAGCAGTAGTCTTGTGTGCGGGTATGAAATCATTTGGATACTCAAATACTATGCCAAGTGCATTATTTTCATTTAAGCTTTGATAAGCTTTTTCAACGCTATCAAGCGTATATTGCCCGCTAATAAGCGGATCAATTTTGAGTTTTTCACGTTCAATCATTGAGACGATTAATTGCATATTGCGGTTTTCGGTCCACCGAACATAGGCGTAAGGATAATCGTTGCTTTCGAGTTCATATGATGGATCGTATCGTCCAGGTCCGTATGAGCAGGAAATAAGAAAATCAATTTCTTTGGTGTAAAATTGCTCACGGTCAAAGTCAAGCTTTACGTCACCGACCAGGACAACTGTTCCCTTGCGTCGAGTGATGTGCATGGCATTATCAATGATACTACCAAATGGGGCTGACGCAGTGATAATTGTGCAGTCAACACCATGATGATTGGTAGCCCAGGCAATTTCTTTTGCTAGATCGTGCGTGCTTGAGTTGATGGTGCGACCGATTCCAAGTTGACTTGCTTGTTCAAGCCGCGCTTGCTGAATATCAACACCGATGACATCACATCCAGCCTGTTGTGCTAGCTGCGCAGTTAGTTGCCCAAGTAGTCCAAGCCCAATAACGCATACTTTCTGCCCAAGCTGCAAATTTGCTCGGCGTATTCCTTGCAGAGCAATGGCGCCTATTGTTGTAATGCTTGCCTGTCTGAGGGTGGTGGAGTCAGATACTTTGCACGCAAGATTTTCTGGTACGCTAACAATTTGTGCATGGCTTGCAAAACCTGCTCCAGCACAGGCAACATAGTCACCTACCATAAAATTTTCAATTTTACTGCCCACTCCAATGACTTGCCCTGAGCATGAATAGCCAATAGGCATGACGGTATGCATTTTCTCTTTAACGAGAGCAACCGTGCCACCAACGCCATGTTCTTTGATGGCTCCTGAAAGTTTATGTGCACTTTGCGCTACGTTGTTTATGGCTTTTGATAGAAGAGATGTTTTAGACGCATTGATTGTGGCAAGTTCAGTGCCGCTGCTGACAAATGAAAATAAGACTTTAACTAAAATTTCATGTGGGCCACACACTGGCTCGGCAAGATCTGCTACAGTTGGCTTGCCTTTTTGTAAAACAATCTGCTTCATGCTCTGCCAATCTACATGCTTGATGTAGCTGATTTAAATGAAGCTTCACTTTCAGCTTCATGTGATTTTTGTGTTTGTTTACTGATCAATGCATGCATAAGTCCACAAGTGTCTATAACAATCTTGTCGTCAAAAATATTCTTAGGCATAAGCAAGAAAGACTTATGCTTAACTAAAATAATGACAATATCGGCCCATTCAACAGCACTAAAAAGATCAGTAGCTGCGCTAAAGCCAAGTTTGGTGGTGTAATCCTTTGAAAGGAGTGGGTCGTATGTTTGTAGTGAGATGCTATCTTTGTGTAGATTTAGTGCTTGCGTTATTTGTAGTGCGGGTGATTCGCGTACGTCATCAACGTCGGGCTTGAATGTTAACCCGAGCGTGAGAACACGTACTTTCTCACTTCCGAGTGACCTGAGCTTTTTAACCTCACGTAGTGTTTTTTCAATAATGCTGACCGGCTTTTGGGCATTGAGTGTGCGTGCCAGCCTGAGCAGTTCAGTTTGCTGTGGAAAGGTTTCAATCAAAAACCACGGATCCACAGCTATGCAATGCCCACCAACACCGCAGGTTGGCGATAGGATGTTGACACGAGGATGCTTGTTTGCAAGTTCAATGACATAGTATGGATCAATGCCCGCCTGACGACACATTGCATCAACTTGATTGGCAAATGCAATTTGCACATCGCGGGAACTGTTTTCAACCAACTTGACCATTTCGGCTGTTTTGTCGTCAGTAACGTGTAAAAATCCTTTGACAAATTTTTCGTAAAAGCTCTGGGCAAGTTCGCATGAGCGTTGGCACATGCCGCCAATAACACGGTCGTTACCGACAACCTCTTTGAAGATATTGCTTGGTAATACTCGTTCTGGGCAATACGCAACAAAAAAGTTGATGCCAAGCTTAAGGCCTGAAATTTCTTCAAGATATGCTGCAAGCCGTTCGGTTGTGCCAACCGGAACGGTCGATTCCAAAATAATCAAATTACCTGGCATGAGGCGTTTGCCAACCATTTCCGCGGCCTGGAAAACATACGACAGGTCAGCTTGCTTGTTGTCCTTAAATGGTGTTGGTACGGCTATGACAAAACAGTCAGCGTACTGCAGATCATGGAAAGCTTTAAAGCTTTTTTTCTGTAGTGTGTTAAGAAGTCGCTCTGCTACTTCTGGTTCAAAAATAGTAGGGATACCCTCATTGATGTGATTGACTTTGTCTCTATCGATGTCAAAACCAAGAACTTCAAAGCCTGCTTGTGCGACCATGATTGCTGTTGGCAGTCCGATGTATCCTAGGCCGACAATAGATATTCGTTTCATGAAAGTATTCCCTCCTGTCATGAGAGGTTAATGGTTACTCAAAAAATGCGTATTTTCACGTTGTGGTAAGGGCTTTATATTCTGCTCAGTGTAATTTTTTTGTGGAGCAGATTCCAGTATAATATTTTTTATGATGGAAGTAATTCTTTGGCATGCATGTCCATCACCATAGGTGTTACGGGCTACGTTTATAGTATCCTGTGTATGTATGGTTTCAAGATCCTGTAAAATTTTTGTTTTATTTGTTCCGGTTAGACGTCCTGCATTTTCCCACAAAAGTTCTGGTCGTTCGGTTTCATTACGGAGCACAAGTAGTGGCTTGCCTAGACTGACTGCCTCCTCTTGAATGCCCCCAGAGTCAGTGATAACCCAGTGTGCATGTTGTAAAATGTAGACAAGCTCTTTATACGCGACGGGGGGTATTGTTGTAATATTTGCTACCAGGTCAACCATTGAGGTTTTGAGTGCTTTTTGCACATTGGGGTTAAGGTGTGCAGGAAAAATGATGTTCACATCGTCATAACGTTGGGCAAATTCTTTGACAGCCTCAAGCATGCCTACAAGTTTGCCATCAAAGTTTTCACGTCGATGCAGCGTCATTAAAATAAGTTTTTTGTTGAGTTTTTTGCACATGGCAACATGCGCTTTAATGGGCGCATCAATAGAGAGTTCGTCTCGCTTGATTTTGTCACAAATCATCAGAAGCGTGTCAACGATAGTGTTGCCAGTTAGAAAAATATGGTCTCGGCTAATTCCTTCATTGAGAAGGTTTGCGACATTAAGGTTTGTTGGTGCAAAATGGTATGTTGCAATTTTACCGATCATGACACGGTTCATTTCTTCGGGAAATGGATTGTTGATTTTGCCACTGCGCAGTCCTGCCTCAACGTGGGCGATTGGGATTGCTTTGTAAAAAGTGGCTAAAGCAGAAGCAAATGCTGTTGTAGTGTCACCTTGGACGATGAGCAGCGATGGATCATGAAGCTTGAAGAGGGTGCCCATTTTTTCAATGATGGCTTGAGTCAGATAATGCAGCGATTGGTCGTGTTGCATGATATTAAGGTTGATGTCTGGGGTGATAGAAAAGAGATCAAAAACTTGCTGTAGTAAGGTAGTGTGTTGAAAAGTAGCACAGAGAAGAACGGGTAGCTGCGCTTTTTGCAAAGCGCAGTAGAGCGGGATTAGTTTAAGGGCCTCTGGCCGCGTTCCCACGACAATGACAATTGGTTTGTCCATCCTTTCTCTCTTTGTTTTGGGTAAAAACAAGTTCTTTGCCAGAATAGCAGAGAAAAATGGCAAAGCCAAGTGTCGCATTATTTTGGATCAATCTGTAGATCTCCGACCCCGATCGAGGGTGACGCCTCAGAAAAAATAGCGTTTATTTAAAAACATTCTCGGCTTTAAAAATTGTCATCCTATGGACTTGAGCCGATGATCTCATTCAACATTTTCAAAAAGAAAAATGGGGCCACACTATGTGGCCCCATTTTTTTGTTTTAGGGTGAGGTTGCTAGGTGTATGTATTACGAACTTGTGTTGATCGTAATTTTTTGCATATCCTTAATTGCTTGAGCATTAGTAATGAGCTTATCAATAGTCTCGGCAGTTAAATCAGAGATATTGTAATAACCCATTTTTCTTTTAACATTGTAAAGTGCTTTGAGTGTTGCATCGATATGCTCAGAGTGTTTTTCTGCTTCTTCTAGGCTAGCATTTCCCTTTGTTAATTTGTCAAGGGCTTTAACTGTTGTATTAATATCATCAGAGTCGACTTCTTTCGTTGGATTGACTTGATCAACCATCTCTTCTGTCAAGCCCGTTTTAAACCAGAGCTGAGAGTTTTTGAGTTCGGCAATATAGTTCCATAGTTGATTACAACGATAGTATGATCCTGCACCGCTTAATCCGCCTACTATAAGGCCTGGCAAAATTGAACCTGTATAATGAAGTAATGTTCCTGGTAAGTATTTGTTAGCAGTATACATAGAAGCTAGCCCAAGGCCCAATCCAATGATTCCTGTTCCCCAGTTCTTCAGCTTTTTGCTTGTAGCGTCTACCGTCTTAGAGTGTATTGCTTTTTTTGGTAAAGTGAGCTTGTCACCGGCAAAACTGCTACCAATTGAACCGATAAGTGCGATAGCCAAAACTAGCGCTTTATGTGAACGTGTAACCATAATAAAAACCTCCATATTTTAGTTGGGTTACCTTAAAATGTCTATTTTAATGCAAAATAGACATGGCTTATTTTACATCTGTAATTAATTTACCATATGTTTATAAGTAGTGCAAACGACGAGCGGGAGCTGTTTTTAGGGTGGCACTGTCTTGATTTCGCCTTTGTGTCGATACTTTATGATTTTGGGTGTTGGATAGTGTTTGTAGTAGTGCTATTTGGGTGGGTAACGTAGAGGTTTGTGTGGAAGTAGTTTCAAAAAAGAGATCCCGGCTCATAGGCCGGGATCTGTGAAAAAAATAGTTGCGATAGAGACAGTTGCTAAGTCCTACGAAATAATGACTTGGTTAGCAATCGTTATATTTTGTGCCTGACAAAGTGGGCAGGTGTTATGTCCGCTGCATATCCATTCATTAATGCAGTCTGAATGATAGGTATGCTTGCCACCACAACTAAGCACATCAAGTTGGTCGCCCGCCTTGTAGTCCTCAAGGCAAATAGCACATTCTTGGTCAGCGAAATTAGCAAGCGGTTGAGTGTTGGTCAGTGACGCTGTTGGCTGAACAGGCTTGGGTGCTGGTTGTGTTATTGTCTGTACGGGAGTTTGTGGTACCTGAGCTGGTTGAACTAGGGGGGTAATTGGCTGAGTTTGAATGTTGATAACAGGAGCCGGCGTTACAGGTGTTGTAACAATAACTGGATGTGTTTGTTGGCGATCTTTTTCTCGTTGGTATGCATCGTGTGCGAGGGCACTTTGTTGCGCTTGTTGTTGGGCTAGTTGGCGTTGACGTTCCATCTCGCGTTCATGTCGCTGCTGCTTTTCAAGCATTTCGCGTTGTAGCTGGCGCTGACGCTCGGCCTCTAAGTGAGCTTGGTATGCGAGATTTTGCTGGGTATACTCAGGGTGTTGCATGACTAGATTGACCATTTGATCAATGCTATCAAGCATGACAATAACCTGGGGACGTAGCTCATTGCATTTTTCGATTAAGTGCTGGTATTCATCATATGGTGCCGCATCATGGGCTATGTTGCTGAGTGAATTTTTACAACTTTCAAGTTGTTGTTTTAAGCTTGCAAGGTGCTCTCGACCCTTAATGAGTGGCCAGTTTGAGCAAAATCGTCCGTTGATATGGCTGATGAGTGAGCTTGGTTGCTCAAATGTACGTTCAAGTAGTGAGTCTGCTGCAATGTTTGCAATGCGGCTTGATGTTCTGCTAAAACATGCCGGCGGAAGCTGTGAAAGTAGGTCTTCGAGTGTGCTAGCAAATGCAGACGAATAAACCAAATTTTTTGTTAAAACACCAGAGCCTGTACCCACAGCAAGGCCTGTAAGCAGTGAGGTTATAACTTTTGCCCCTTCTGATTTGGTAAGCTCAATTTTATCAAAGGTATCAAGTTGTAGCAGGCCGTAGGTTGCAGCTGCAGAACTGATCCCCAAGCCAACACCGGAAATAATTGCAGCGCCGCGCGCTGCTGATTGCGCCTGGTGCTCTGCTTTTTCGTATGCTTCTTCTTTGTTCATGCGCGCTGGGTGTGCTGGAATCGTTAAACTACAGAAAACGATTGTATAGAACGTTACGTTTTTGAGGGGGGTAAGCATAACTTTGTCCTTTCAGTAAAAAAACTGTTTGTTATTTTTTATTGGACAAAGCATATCACAAAAAAAGTATAGGTATAATTTTTTACTCTAGTCGTATTTTTTTAAACGTTATGGATGAAGAGAGGCTTGTTTTTTGATAATGTGTGCTTTGGTTGTTTGATCTTGTACAAATCCTAGCCATTCATTGTTGAGTATTGCTCCAGCATCAAGGAGTGAGTCTACTATGGCTCGTTTCTCCTCTATGTTGTTGTTTTTTTGCAAAGCTTGGAGGGCATAAAAGAGGGCCGTGTGCTTGGTCTTGTCTTCCAGGTCGATATTATTTTTAATCGCTTCTTGTTTTGTCAGCATGTTGACCATATGTACGTTGCAACAGCGTACTGCGTAATGTAGCGCCGTTTGGCCTAAGCTATCAACTTCATTTAAGTTTGTACCATTTTTGACTGCCTCTTCTATGCTGCTTTCAATAAATGAATTGAGCCTACTGGGGAGCTGAGCAATTTTGTGTAGGTCTGGCAGGTCAGCCAAGTCGCGTACCGACATCATAGCAAAAGCTTGCGGTTGTAAGAGCCCGATGAATGAAACTAAGAAAACAAATGACTTTTTCATGGCTCACCACATTTGCCTGCGTTCGTTACTATCTATTCACTGATGCGAGCCTAGCACAGGTGATTGTGGTAAGTGGAGGGTTTGGAAAAAGTATTTTATAAAATAACGATGGTCGCTCTTTTTTTTAGATCATTTTCAAGTGTCTGAAGAAAGCTCATCTTGCGTTCATTTTGTAAAGAACGCTCAATTTCACTGTAGCGTTCATCAAGTGTTTTTAGGCGTGCAGGAGTTTTATCAACTAGGTATAAAATTTGGTATTTGTCATCGATGTGAAAAGCCTGACTATAATTTTTTGGCTCAAGAGAAAAAATACTTTCAAATCGTTGGTTAACATCACTTTTATCAACCCAACCTAAATCGTTGAATGAGATCTTTTCTTCTTTAATGAGTTGGTCTTTATTTTTAAGCTCTTCGGCTGTCAGTGTGGCAACTTTAAGATTATAGCGCTCTTGCTCGTACTCAGGGTTTTGGCTGTAATATTTTTCAACATCTTGTTTGGTAATAAATATTTTGCTCATAATTTCAGCTCGCTTGATGTTTTCGGTAGCCATCATTCGACCAAGCTGGTGTTTGTATGTTCTGAGAGAGAACCCACTTTCTAGCAGCTGTTTTTCAAATTCTTCATCGGTCATAGATGAAAAGCCGTTCTGAATTTTGAAGGCAATAAACTGGCGTTCAATGTCGTTGTTAGTCGGCAGAACATGCATATCTTTTGCTTTTTCAAGCATTAACTCTTCCATGATAGCTTCATCGATAGAGTATTTGTCGCCTTCTTTTGCAATACGGGGCTGATCAAGGTCTGATTGCAGGATGTTGACGCCGTTAACACGTGCAACGATGCGGTCAACGGTCCATCGTTTTTTTGGTTTAGTTTCTTCTTTTTTCTTAGGGGTCTTTGTTTTTTGGGGGAGTGGCTTTTTTGTTTTGATAGGATCTGTACATTCAATATTTTGATGCAAAGGAGTTTCAGCCGTAAGGGTGAAGAGTATAAGTGCGCTGCAAGGGATGATCCATTTTTTCATAGAAAAGCCTTTTTATTGTTTTTTTGATGCTTTAAAAAAAGGCGCGCTTTTTACCTGCGCGCCTTTTTTACTCAGAGTCTTTTAATTCTGTTTTCTTATGCTGCGGTTGCGATAG of Campylobacterota bacterium contains these proteins:
- a CDS encoding nucleotide sugar dehydrogenase; amino-acid sequence: MKRISIVGLGYIGLPTAIMVAQAGFEVLGFDIDRDKVNHINEGIPTIFEPEVAERLLNTLQKKSFKAFHDLQYADCFVIAVPTPFKDNKQADLSYVFQAAEMVGKRLMPGNLIILESTVPVGTTERLAAYLEEISGLKLGINFFVAYCPERVLPSNIFKEVVGNDRVIGGMCQRSCELAQSFYEKFVKGFLHVTDDKTAEMVKLVENSSRDVQIAFANQVDAMCRQAGIDPYYVIELANKHPRVNILSPTCGVGGHCIAVDPWFLIETFPQQTELLRLARTLNAQKPVSIIEKTLREVKKLRSLGSEKVRVLTLGLTFKPDVDDVRESPALQITQALNLHKDSISLQTYDPLLSKDYTTKLGFSAATDLFSAVEWADIVIILVKHKSFLLMPKNIFDDKIVIDTCGLMHALISKQTQKSHEAESEASFKSATSSM
- a CDS encoding ankyrin repeat domain-containing protein, which translates into the protein MKKSFVFLVSFIGLLQPQAFAMMSVRDLADLPDLHKIAQLPSRLNSFIESSIEEAVKNGTNLNEVDSLGQTALHYAVRCCNVHMVNMLTKQEAIKNNIDLEDKTKHTALFYALQALQKNNNIEEKRAIVDSLLDAGAILNNEWLGFVQDQTTKAHIIKKQASLHP
- a CDS encoding bi-domain-containing oxidoreductase, which codes for MKQIVLQKGKPTVADLAEPVCGPHEILVKVLFSFVSSGTELATINASKTSLLSKAINNVAQSAHKLSGAIKEHGVGGTVALVKEKMHTVMPIGYSCSGQVIGVGSKIENFMVGDYVACAGAGFASHAQIVSVPENLACKVSDSTTLRQASITTIGAIALQGIRRANLQLGQKVCVIGLGLLGQLTAQLAQQAGCDVIGVDIQQARLEQASQLGIGRTINSSTHDLAKEIAWATNHHGVDCTIITASAPFGSIIDNAMHITRRKGTVVLVGDVKLDFDREQFYTKEIDFLISCSYGPGRYDPSYELESNDYPYAYVRWTENRNMQLIVSMIEREKLKIDPLISGQYTLDSVEKAYQSLNENNALGIVFEYPNDFIPAHKTTACTQGKPRIYVAPPSTLNVACVGVGGFAKTKLLPLLASMPKTSIQAIVDVNSTHALTMKNVYNAAYTDNDIARIIADEQIHAVVIATPHYLHTQQALRLLGAGKAVFVEKPAAVNQEQLVALESFFQTTLDAPYCVDFNRSYAPFMQTVKQELATRSNPLMLYYRMNVNFLPKTHWIQSEQNRGNIIGEACHIFDLFNFLTDARPKTVSVQITQPRGNSIAITDNVSATVHMSDGSCCTLIYTCLGNSSAGKEYMELYFDGKTIIMNDFVKLSGFGTSRSCNTSAIRADKGHKQLLQAFFTTAHTWPAPLPIPIERILDTTRVSLAVDQLARQGGGTITFETESL
- the mutL gene encoding DNA mismatch repair endonuclease MutL — protein: MNKIKLLAPEQAAKIAAGEVIERPANIVKELIENSLDAQAKNIELHVKKAGKELIRVVDDGCGMSADDAKLSVVTHATSKITTLDDLEYVASFGFRGEALASVCAVSKLRIKTKLASEKKTALGLQLDYANGVLVNEQEVACSVGTDIAVNDLFYTTPVRKKFLKTDQTELSQLQLIFYAYALVRLDVSFKFFSEDRLVVNAPAVTNLKERAAQLWDHNFATQLLELAIDCEQQVKRPFQFMLRGMITNRHFWRYGKQQLFFFVNNRWVKNAELVKGILKGYENILPAGKYPAGFIFVDVDQGLIDVNVHPKKEEVRFVKPLVVQNALRDAVKKTLEVDVSRQLQPTTNVQPMMPFKQREQSEKLVHESLDQSLIRIPPIKPSKPDFLHEYVAQPQVPKAFLQYRQTEDNFQTSVSAGGDERISTSKMYQSHCAQPIEQEYNIIGQLFNTYILIEKDNQLLVVDQHAAHERVLYERWKGKFEKREGTALLFPHMVNLTSPQLDCVLAEQAFFATHGIELERLGQNTLSIKTCPPDLQKIDLKEFIREVGQFAQEHEELGQEELRKKLHEHVHSHMACKAAVKAGDRLTFDQMKRLLSELEQCPNRHQCIHGRPTIWSLEKAELEKHFRRR
- the wecB gene encoding UDP-N-acetylglucosamine 2-epimerase (non-hydrolyzing) gives rise to the protein MDKPIVIVVGTRPEALKLIPLYCALQKAQLPVLLCATFQHTTLLQQVFDLFSITPDINLNIMQHDQSLHYLTQAIIEKMGTLFKLHDPSLLIVQGDTTTAFASALATFYKAIPIAHVEAGLRSGKINNPFPEEMNRVMIGKIATYHFAPTNLNVANLLNEGISRDHIFLTGNTIVDTLLMICDKIKRDELSIDAPIKAHVAMCKKLNKKLILMTLHRRENFDGKLVGMLEAVKEFAQRYDDVNIIFPAHLNPNVQKALKTSMVDLVANITTIPPVAYKELVYILQHAHWVITDSGGIQEEAVSLGKPLLVLRNETERPELLWENAGRLTGTNKTKILQDLETIHTQDTINVARNTYGDGHACQRITSIIKNIILESAPQKNYTEQNIKPLPQRENTHFLSNH